In Fervidobacterium nodosum Rt17-B1, one genomic interval encodes:
- a CDS encoding HD domain-containing protein, whose protein sequence is MFSLTNLFTIQRWNNRPAIIRFSEADNSFNTLFLSFLFKISEGQSIQSIEDSLKWRFTRELPKIVLSDVSLQLKERIERFSPQVWKEVTEKSIQDLRKLSDEETVDFLVSSIKENPLDKIADLYVSYLEAYENGKLFDYSQPLKELEEKIEKIENYFGKEKSDKLWDTAKYSWPAILNLTSMVRWNRTHRNVRTTVSGHSFLVVTIAYLIAKLYKFENIEEVILKSVLHDLPEAFTGDVITPTKKKVPGLEELVNVVEREMIKEWINGNENVKPLENYVEYCIEPFSGDSGRIVRTADYFAALLECAVEVHSGNRLDVFRDSFFTFKKLIKEISPIDVSEWIDEIEALIL, encoded by the coding sequence TTGTTTTCTCTCACAAATTTGTTCACGATTCAGCGTTGGAATAACCGACCGGCGATAATAAGGTTTTCCGAAGCTGATAATTCCTTTAATACATTATTTTTATCTTTCCTTTTTAAAATCTCCGAAGGTCAATCGATTCAATCAATTGAAGATAGCCTAAAATGGAGGTTCACACGTGAACTTCCAAAGATTGTACTTTCGGATGTTTCGCTGCAACTCAAAGAGCGCATCGAAAGGTTTTCGCCACAAGTATGGAAAGAAGTAACTGAGAAATCTATCCAAGACTTACGAAAATTGTCGGATGAAGAAACCGTTGATTTTTTAGTATCATCTATTAAAGAGAATCCGTTAGATAAGATTGCTGATTTGTACGTGAGCTATCTTGAAGCATATGAAAATGGAAAGCTTTTTGATTACTCTCAACCTCTGAAAGAATTGGAAGAAAAGATAGAAAAAATAGAAAACTATTTTGGAAAAGAGAAAAGCGATAAGTTATGGGATACCGCTAAATACTCTTGGCCTGCCATTTTAAATCTCACTTCTATGGTACGATGGAATAGAACACACCGCAATGTTCGAACAACTGTTTCAGGGCACTCTTTCCTTGTTGTTACAATCGCTTACTTGATTGCAAAATTATATAAATTCGAAAATATCGAAGAAGTTATTTTGAAATCAGTCCTGCACGACCTACCGGAAGCATTCACAGGTGATGTCATAACTCCGACAAAGAAAAAAGTTCCGGGGTTAGAAGAGCTAGTCAACGTCGTTGAACGTGAAATGATTAAAGAATGGATAAACGGAAATGAGAATGTAAAACCTCTCGAAAATTACGTAGAATATTGTATTGAACCATTTAGCGGGGATTCTGGAAGAATTGTAAGAACCGCTGATTACTTTGCCGCACTCCTTGAATGTGCTGTCGAAGTACATTCAGGAAATAGATTGGATGTATTCCGAGATAGCTTTTTTACGTTTAAAAAGCTCATCAAAGAAATTTCACCGATAGATGTTTCTGAGTGGATTGATGAAATAGAAGCGCTAATACTCTGA
- the minC gene encoding septum site-determining protein MinC — translation MVDFKMTKDGLVLYIKDYTDIFDVLQKIEDKVKSMGNFFAKGDKIMLLIEEHEKHIADVPKIVARVQELGLTISHVLMGSEGANEVVVKKKVDMVNQGDTRSGTKIVKKNLRSGQSIIHSGDVILLGNLHAGAEIVAGGSVVIFGRCQGIVRAGINEGRESVIATLSFEAPFVQISDLKGTFTEKYEFPCIIYVKSSRIEINKYDNKLGGINVE, via the coding sequence ATGGTAGATTTCAAGATGACAAAAGATGGCTTAGTGCTCTACATTAAAGATTACACTGACATATTCGATGTTCTTCAAAAGATAGAGGATAAAGTAAAGAGCATGGGTAATTTTTTTGCAAAAGGTGATAAGATAATGCTTCTGATTGAAGAACATGAGAAACACATCGCCGATGTGCCTAAGATAGTCGCGAGAGTCCAAGAGCTTGGACTCACAATCTCGCATGTTCTTATGGGCTCGGAAGGTGCGAATGAAGTTGTGGTAAAGAAGAAAGTTGATATGGTAAATCAAGGAGATACACGTTCTGGTACAAAAATAGTTAAGAAAAACCTCAGGAGTGGGCAGAGCATTATCCACTCTGGTGATGTGATATTGCTTGGCAATTTACATGCGGGAGCAGAGATTGTCGCTGGAGGCAGTGTAGTTATCTTCGGAAGATGTCAGGGCATTGTGAGAGCGGGAATAAATGAAGGAAGGGAATCAGTTATTGCAACACTGTCTTTCGAGGCCCCATTCGTTCAAATTTCAGATTTAAAAGGGACATTCACAGAAAAATACGAATTTCCATGCATTATTTACGTTAAAAGTAGTAGAATAGAAATAAACAAATACGACAACAAATTGGGAGGGATAAACGTTGAGTAA
- a CDS encoding M42 family metallopeptidase, whose amino-acid sequence MSKEKKEKLTTKDLLLKFSAIPGPSGYEDEVLEEIKTIMSDYSDECFRTPMGSLVCVKKGAGPKIGFFAHADQIAFVVTKIYEDGFLRLSGVGGWDPKTVVSQKVWIHTKKGKLRGIVGFMPPHLQTTEESKKVPDYDHLFVDVTMNPNWKDISIGDLVTLDIEGFEKNGTIFAPALDNRASCVAIIKAAELLSKINTQAQVYYIFSTQEEIGGPGAKSGAYISEIEYGIVIDVTHGDEDIPGYPKIKMGEGPAVAVGPVTNKKFVEHINKVAGKYNIKLQIEPIPGRSGTDTDEVQLTRIGVKTALISIPLKYMHNPYEKITVKDVEDTAKLLAFTAAEITEVEKQ is encoded by the coding sequence TTGAGTAAAGAGAAAAAAGAAAAATTAACTACAAAAGACTTACTTTTAAAATTTTCAGCTATTCCAGGACCTTCTGGATACGAAGATGAAGTCCTTGAAGAAATAAAAACAATTATGAGTGATTATTCCGACGAGTGTTTCCGAACACCTATGGGCAGCCTTGTGTGTGTTAAAAAAGGCGCGGGACCGAAGATTGGTTTTTTTGCTCATGCTGACCAGATAGCGTTTGTCGTTACGAAAATATACGAAGATGGATTTTTGAGACTTTCAGGCGTTGGTGGATGGGATCCAAAAACAGTTGTAAGCCAAAAAGTATGGATTCACACAAAGAAAGGAAAATTAAGAGGTATAGTTGGCTTTATGCCTCCGCACCTCCAAACAACGGAAGAGTCGAAAAAAGTACCAGATTATGACCATTTATTCGTCGACGTTACTATGAACCCAAATTGGAAGGATATATCGATAGGTGATCTGGTAACTTTAGATATAGAAGGATTTGAGAAAAACGGGACGATATTCGCGCCAGCACTTGATAACAGAGCAAGTTGTGTGGCCATAATCAAGGCGGCTGAGTTACTCTCAAAAATTAATACACAAGCCCAGGTTTATTATATATTCTCAACCCAAGAAGAGATAGGGGGACCAGGTGCGAAAAGCGGTGCGTACATTTCAGAGATAGAATACGGCATAGTCATAGATGTTACACATGGTGATGAGGATATACCTGGTTATCCTAAGATAAAGATGGGCGAAGGACCAGCCGTTGCTGTTGGACCTGTTACAAATAAAAAATTTGTGGAGCATATAAACAAAGTAGCTGGAAAATACAACATAAAGCTCCAAATAGAACCCATACCGGGAAGGTCTGGAACAGACACCGACGAAGTCCAACTTACGAGAATAGGTGTTAAAACAGCTTTGATATCTATACCTCTAAAATACATGCACAACCCATACGAAAAAATTACAGTTAAAGACGTCGAAGACACAGCCAAATTACTTGCATTCACGGCAGCTGAAATCACGGAGGTGGAAAAGCAATGA
- a CDS encoding M42 family metallopeptidase — MMKYLKELTELKGVSGFEDDVREYIKEKIKDKVDELFVDRMGNLIALKKGNGKGKKILLDAHMDEVGFMVTNINEDGTLSFAPVGGVDPRVIIGKKVQVGKESIGVIGYKAVHIQREGMMNTPKYSELKIDIGAKSKQEAEKQVKIGDMVAFTTNYEESGDFVIAKALDDRCGCSVLMDLIDELSNKNSLPNDVYFAFTVQEETGLRGPAIIAEQLKVDMAIAVETTTSGDDPELEKQLWSTHLGNGPAITFMHSGYVVHQEIFEKLVQIAKENNIPFQYKMRTVGGTNARRYAITGIPAGVVSVPARYIHSPVSSINKNDYKHTLNLLEMFLEKE, encoded by the coding sequence ATGATGAAGTATTTAAAAGAACTCACAGAATTAAAGGGAGTTTCTGGATTTGAAGATGATGTAAGGGAATATATAAAAGAGAAAATAAAAGATAAAGTGGATGAATTGTTTGTAGATAGAATGGGAAATCTAATAGCGCTAAAGAAAGGCAATGGGAAAGGTAAGAAAATATTGCTTGATGCACATATGGACGAGGTTGGATTTATGGTAACTAACATCAACGAAGATGGTACATTATCATTCGCGCCAGTTGGTGGCGTTGACCCAAGGGTTATAATTGGTAAAAAAGTTCAAGTTGGTAAAGAATCAATAGGCGTGATAGGTTACAAAGCCGTCCACATTCAAAGAGAAGGAATGATGAACACACCCAAATACTCAGAACTTAAAATAGACATAGGAGCGAAATCAAAACAAGAAGCGGAAAAACAAGTCAAAATAGGTGATATGGTGGCGTTTACAACAAATTACGAAGAATCTGGAGACTTCGTAATTGCGAAAGCTCTTGATGACAGATGTGGTTGTAGTGTGCTTATGGATTTAATAGATGAATTATCAAATAAAAATTCGTTGCCAAACGACGTTTACTTTGCTTTCACTGTCCAGGAAGAGACAGGCTTAAGAGGCCCTGCAATAATAGCGGAACAATTAAAAGTTGACATGGCGATAGCCGTCGAAACAACAACAAGTGGTGACGACCCAGAACTTGAAAAGCAACTTTGGTCCACTCACCTTGGTAACGGTCCTGCGATAACATTTATGCACAGTGGATACGTTGTTCATCAAGAAATATTTGAAAAACTCGTCCAGATAGCCAAGGAAAACAATATACCATTCCAATACAAAATGCGCACAGTTGGAGGCACAAACGCAAGAAGATACGCTATAACTGGAATACCTGCGGGAGTTGTATCAGTTCCTGCAAGATACATTCACAGTCCAGTCTCGTCGATAAATAAAAACGATTACAAGCATACGTTAAATTTGTTAGAAATGTTTCTTGAAAAAGAATAA
- a CDS encoding DDE-type integrase/transposase/recombinase, with protein sequence MNNSTLSCPKCGSTSLYKNGHDKYGNQQFLCKLCHHSFKLSHSQKRKNFPFPYPKCTSCGKSMQIYKVRRSFVVFRCRACRTKDRVPFNLPEPVTLIPEKFKYFRFPIFFVLKAFVLYMKHNMSYRSLAHSLNIKVSHVTIYKWVIKLCTLFSVLFPTFTIENVFSVHADETVLVFKEQKYYVWLLVDHETNLILCWHVSKYRDMGQVKVLLEKFFGNSKPRNIELITDGLGAYESAVKLLFRNINHVVVPLGKNNQCESKFSLLKDFFRLKRGLKNTKNLAKYIQGFCVVKNLWKTHNGNINRILSQLHSFITTS encoded by the coding sequence ATGAACAACTCAACGCTCTCTTGTCCAAAATGCGGTTCCACCAGCTTATACAAAAACGGTCATGACAAATACGGTAACCAACAATTCCTTTGCAAACTCTGCCATCATTCTTTCAAACTCTCCCATTCTCAAAAACGCAAAAACTTCCCTTTCCCTTATCCCAAATGCACTTCTTGTGGTAAATCTATGCAAATTTACAAAGTCCGTCGCTCTTTCGTTGTCTTCCGTTGTAGAGCTTGTCGTACCAAAGATAGAGTACCTTTTAACCTCCCCGAACCAGTCACCCTTATTCCTGAGAAATTTAAATATTTCCGCTTCCCTATCTTTTTCGTCTTAAAGGCTTTTGTTTTGTATATGAAACACAATATGTCTTATCGCTCTCTTGCTCATTCTCTTAATATCAAAGTATCTCATGTCACCATATACAAATGGGTTATTAAATTGTGTACTTTATTCTCTGTACTTTTTCCAACATTTACCATCGAAAATGTTTTCTCAGTTCATGCTGATGAAACTGTTCTTGTGTTCAAAGAACAAAAGTACTATGTTTGGCTATTAGTTGATCACGAAACTAACTTAATTCTTTGTTGGCATGTCTCAAAGTATCGTGATATGGGACAAGTCAAAGTATTGCTCGAGAAGTTCTTTGGTAATTCAAAACCTAGAAACATTGAACTTATTACTGATGGACTTGGTGCATATGAAAGTGCAGTAAAGCTGTTGTTCAGAAATATCAATCACGTAGTGGTACCGCTCGGTAAAAACAATCAATGTGAATCTAAGTTTTCATTGTTGAAAGACTTTTTCCGACTCAAGCGAGGGCTGAAGAATACGAAGAACTTAGCGAAATATATTCAAGGATTTTGTGTAGTGAAGAATCTTTGGAAAACGCACAATGGCAATATCAATCGCATTCTTTCACAATTACACTCTTTCATCACTACAAGTTAA
- a CDS encoding formate--tetrahydrofolate ligase, with product MLSDIEIAKQARLKDIRDIAKFLDIPEDMLKPYGRYIAKVDHRYLNTLNAKPNGKLILVTAITPTPAGEGKTTTSIGLSMALNRIGKKSIVTLREPSLGPVFGVKGGAAGGGYSQVLPMEDINLHFTGDIHAVTTAHNLIAAMIDAHINHGNELGIDLRKIYWKRAMDMNDRALREIVIALGGSANGYPREDGFLITAASEIMAVLCLAKDLTDLKRRIGEIVIAQGKNGLVRVKDIQAEGAAAALLKDAINPNLVQTIENTPAFVHGGPFANIAHGTNTLIATKLALKLSDYVVTEAGFAADLGAQKFLDFVAPTGGLFVDAVVIVASIRAMKYHGGVSKDNLNEENVDAVIKGLENLKVHIENMKKYGVPVVVALNRFSTDTEKEIEAVLKNSPAKCVLNEAYAKGSEGAIELAKAVVETIENVPSNYKPLVPSDLPVEQKIELIAKEIYRAGKVIYTDTAKSKLSMLKKNGFGNYPVIIAKTQNSISDDPKKINAPSGYEFTVRDFQISAGAGFVVALAGEIMLMPGLPKAPAAVNIDIDENGEITGLF from the coding sequence ATGTTAAGTGATATTGAGATTGCGAAACAAGCGAGGTTGAAAGATATAAGAGATATCGCAAAATTTTTAGATATTCCCGAAGATATGCTCAAACCTTACGGCAGGTATATAGCTAAAGTTGACCATAGGTATTTGAACACGCTCAATGCCAAGCCTAATGGAAAGCTTATACTTGTTACGGCCATAACTCCAACACCGGCTGGTGAAGGTAAGACAACAACCAGTATAGGTCTTTCCATGGCACTGAACAGAATTGGAAAAAAATCGATAGTTACCCTCAGAGAGCCATCGCTTGGTCCTGTTTTTGGTGTCAAAGGTGGTGCGGCGGGTGGTGGATATTCCCAAGTGCTCCCTATGGAAGATATTAACTTACATTTTACCGGTGATATACATGCAGTAACGACCGCACACAACTTAATCGCCGCGATGATTGATGCGCATATTAACCATGGAAACGAATTAGGAATAGATTTGAGGAAGATTTATTGGAAACGTGCTATGGATATGAACGATAGAGCTTTGAGAGAAATTGTAATTGCACTTGGTGGTAGTGCAAATGGTTATCCAAGGGAAGATGGTTTTTTAATCACAGCTGCTTCTGAAATTATGGCAGTTTTGTGTTTAGCAAAGGACTTAACTGATTTGAAAAGAAGAATCGGCGAAATTGTAATTGCTCAAGGAAAGAATGGATTAGTTAGAGTGAAAGACATACAAGCCGAAGGCGCGGCAGCGGCACTTTTGAAAGACGCAATTAACCCAAATCTTGTTCAAACAATTGAAAATACCCCTGCATTTGTACATGGTGGTCCATTCGCAAATATCGCACATGGCACAAATACGCTAATTGCAACCAAGTTAGCTCTTAAACTTTCAGATTATGTCGTTACGGAAGCTGGATTTGCAGCTGACCTTGGCGCTCAAAAATTCTTAGACTTTGTTGCCCCAACTGGCGGATTATTTGTAGACGCTGTTGTTATAGTTGCATCGATACGCGCGATGAAATACCATGGCGGAGTTTCGAAAGATAACCTTAACGAAGAAAACGTAGATGCTGTAATTAAGGGTTTGGAAAATTTGAAAGTACATATTGAAAACATGAAAAAATATGGTGTGCCCGTCGTCGTTGCGCTGAACAGATTTTCGACCGATACAGAAAAAGAAATAGAAGCTGTTTTGAAAAACAGTCCAGCTAAATGCGTGCTTAACGAAGCCTATGCGAAAGGTTCTGAAGGCGCAATAGAACTTGCAAAAGCAGTAGTTGAAACTATTGAAAATGTGCCGAGTAATTATAAACCTTTAGTACCAAGTGATTTGCCCGTTGAACAAAAGATAGAACTAATAGCAAAAGAAATTTACAGGGCAGGAAAAGTTATCTACACGGATACAGCAAAATCAAAACTTTCGATGTTAAAAAAGAATGGATTTGGAAATTATCCGGTAATTATAGCCAAGACACAAAATAGCATTTCAGATGATCCCAAAAAGATAAATGCTCCATCTGGATACGAATTTACGGTGAGAGACTTCCAGATAAGCGCAGGTGCAGGATTTGTTGTAGCTTTAGCAGGCGAAATAATGCTTATGCCAGGTTTGCCAAAAGCACCAGCTGCAGTAAACATAGATATTGACGAAAATGGAGAAATTACAGGACTATTCTAA
- a CDS encoding ExsB family protein → MAIVTIEDILKDIKNVAEEYGKDFVVAFSGGMDSTASALLCAEAIGKENIELVHVVYGPYTYSNSLEIVSEFAEKFGFKITFLYNRGQEQIWKYGPSCNMCTKQIKMGTVLSYANGRIVVTGSNSSDTWGQTGLRVFNSMYAPLGDIGKDEIRKILDKYGVKIRRIGEHALREGCKLKHLLKPMTNPAYHGKATAIANEMVLDYFPNGNEIANIKIVGPLSKNIAVINVKPFREEVYKLAEDLRKIDVIDDVIVADKPLILKIVANPSIYRVEESKFWVVEGKLKPEFAVPIKVEWYESKNNKLRTFHVVEVCEWTNYETEKDEYLKNSNVDSDTLLKIKCSCSMPSAIQVTHTNSIK, encoded by the coding sequence ATGGCTATAGTAACTATAGAAGATATATTGAAAGATATAAAAAATGTTGCAGAAGAATACGGTAAAGATTTTGTAGTAGCGTTTTCCGGTGGTATGGATAGCACCGCAAGTGCTCTTTTGTGCGCTGAAGCTATTGGAAAAGAAAATATTGAATTAGTGCACGTCGTATATGGACCTTACACTTATTCTAATAGTCTCGAAATAGTTTCAGAATTCGCTGAAAAGTTTGGTTTCAAAATAACTTTTCTATACAATCGAGGTCAAGAGCAGATATGGAAATATGGCCCGTCTTGTAACATGTGTACAAAACAGATAAAGATGGGAACAGTCTTGAGCTATGCAAATGGCAGAATCGTCGTAACAGGCTCAAATTCATCGGATACATGGGGACAAACTGGATTACGTGTATTTAATTCAATGTATGCACCATTAGGTGATATAGGTAAAGATGAAATTAGAAAAATATTAGATAAATACGGTGTGAAAATCAGACGAATAGGTGAACACGCCCTTAGAGAAGGATGTAAATTAAAGCATCTTTTAAAACCAATGACAAATCCGGCTTACCATGGAAAAGCAACAGCTATTGCAAATGAGATGGTTCTCGATTACTTCCCAAATGGCAATGAAATCGCCAATATAAAAATCGTTGGGCCACTATCAAAAAATATAGCGGTGATAAATGTTAAACCGTTTAGGGAAGAAGTGTACAAATTGGCTGAAGACCTTCGAAAGATAGATGTTATCGACGATGTAATTGTTGCAGACAAACCATTGATTTTAAAAATAGTTGCAAATCCATCAATCTACAGGGTGGAAGAATCAAAGTTTTGGGTTGTAGAAGGTAAACTCAAGCCAGAATTTGCCGTACCGATTAAGGTAGAATGGTACGAGTCAAAAAACAATAAATTAAGAACATTCCATGTTGTGGAGGTATGTGAATGGACGAATTACGAGACAGAGAAAGACGAGTACTTGAAGAACTCCAACGTCGACTCGGATACACTTTTAAAAATCAAATGCTCTTGTTCAATGCCCTCTGCCATTCAAGTTACGCATACGAACTCAATCAAATAG
- the rnc gene encoding ribonuclease III — translation MLLFNALCHSSYAYELNQIGRDVQDNERLEFLGDAVVELVVCDILYRNYPDSSEGDMAKVKGAVASEEVLTELANEIELGKYIFLGKGEEKTGGRKRSSILADAFEALCAAIYLDGNLESVVKVFGEKLKREIEIFYTGQRIFDYKTALQEITQERFKELPEYKTVKNDENGKFLVELYIQGKKISMGIGNSKKDAEKDAAKKAYEILTRDEN, via the coding sequence ATGCTCTTGTTCAATGCCCTCTGCCATTCAAGTTACGCATACGAACTCAATCAAATAGGTAGAGATGTCCAAGACAATGAAAGATTAGAATTCTTAGGTGATGCCGTTGTAGAACTCGTAGTATGTGATATACTCTATCGAAATTATCCAGACTCAAGTGAAGGCGATATGGCAAAGGTGAAAGGTGCCGTTGCTAGCGAAGAGGTACTTACTGAATTAGCAAACGAAATTGAGCTTGGTAAGTACATCTTCCTTGGCAAAGGCGAAGAAAAGACAGGTGGAAGGAAAAGAAGTAGTATATTAGCAGACGCATTTGAAGCGCTGTGTGCTGCTATCTATCTCGATGGAAATCTTGAGTCAGTGGTAAAAGTTTTTGGCGAAAAACTGAAGAGAGAGATTGAAATATTCTACACAGGCCAAAGGATATTCGATTACAAAACCGCTCTTCAAGAAATTACGCAAGAGAGGTTCAAAGAACTGCCAGAGTACAAAACGGTTAAGAACGATGAAAACGGGAAGTTTTTAGTCGAATTATACATACAGGGAAAAAAGATATCGATGGGAATAGGTAATTCAAAGAAAGACGCGGAAAAAGATGCCGCAAAAAAAGCTTACGAAATTCTAACAAGAGACGAAAATTAA
- the xerA gene encoding site-specific tyrosine recombinase/integron integrase yields MDIIDIEALLRTYEDYLVHVRRSSENTVKAYIKDIRRFFEYIQKPPKDIVRSDVEKFVKALSKGEITGGEVTETTISRYISSLKTIFDYLQLIGVVNENPTERVRHPRLRKKIPSFLTMKEVKAMINTFDEEKELKYKTIISVLYFCGLRVSELCNLRVEDVSFYPPYIKVVMGKGNKDRLVPISDSIIPLLEKYVERYKPKVYFIESRGKSIHPATVFRIVKRAAQRAGINKKIHPHTLRHSFATHLIMNNVNVKIVQELLGHANLSTTSIYLHVADKEKFDAVKKLVI; encoded by the coding sequence GTGGATATTATCGATATAGAAGCGCTATTGAGAACGTACGAAGATTATCTTGTACATGTGAGAAGAAGTTCTGAAAATACAGTAAAGGCATATATAAAAGATATAAGGAGGTTTTTTGAATATATACAAAAACCTCCAAAGGATATTGTTAGAAGCGATGTTGAAAAGTTTGTCAAAGCACTTTCGAAAGGTGAAATTACCGGTGGAGAAGTTACTGAAACAACTATATCAAGATACATTTCCTCGCTTAAGACTATATTCGATTATCTCCAACTCATAGGAGTAGTAAATGAAAACCCAACCGAGCGTGTCAGACATCCAAGGCTTAGAAAGAAAATTCCAAGTTTTCTCACTATGAAAGAAGTCAAAGCGATGATAAATACTTTTGACGAAGAGAAAGAATTGAAGTACAAAACGATCATATCTGTTCTTTATTTTTGTGGGTTAAGGGTAAGTGAATTGTGTAATTTGAGAGTAGAAGATGTGTCTTTCTATCCACCATATATAAAGGTTGTTATGGGTAAGGGAAACAAAGATAGGCTCGTTCCAATCAGCGATAGCATAATTCCTTTACTTGAAAAGTACGTGGAAAGGTATAAACCGAAAGTTTACTTTATCGAAAGTCGTGGAAAATCGATACATCCAGCAACTGTTTTTAGGATAGTAAAGCGTGCCGCACAAAGGGCTGGCATAAATAAGAAGATTCACCCACATACGCTAAGACACTCTTTTGCAACCCATCTTATAATGAACAACGTAAACGTAAAAATTGTACAAGAACTCTTGGGCCACGCAAATTTAAGCACGACAAGTATTTATCTACACGTAGCAGATAAAGAGAAATTCGATGCGGTTAAAAAGTTGGTTATTTGA